One Dromiciops gliroides isolate mDroGli1 chromosome 3, mDroGli1.pri, whole genome shotgun sequence DNA segment encodes these proteins:
- the LOC122749498 gene encoding LOW QUALITY PROTEIN: 40S ribosomal protein S3-like (The sequence of the model RefSeq protein was modified relative to this genomic sequence to represent the inferred CDS: deleted 1 base in 1 codon) produces the protein MAVQISKKRKFVADGIFKAELNEFLTRELAEDGCSGVEVRVTPTRTEIIVLATRTQNVLGEKGRWIPELTAVVQNRFGFPEGSVELYAEKVATRGLCAIAQAESLRYKLLGGLAVRRACYGVLRFIMESGAKGCEVVVSGKLRGQRANSMKFVDGLMIHSGDPVNVLLRQGVLGIKVKIMLPWDPSGKIGPKKLLPDHVSIVEPKDEILPTTPISEQKSGKAEQPAMPQPVPTA, from the exons ATGGCGGTACAGATCTCCAAGAAGAGGAAGTTTGTTGCTGATGGCATCTTTAAAGCTGAACTGAATGAGTTTCTCACCAGGGAGCTGGCTGAGGATGGCTGTTCTGGGGTGGAGGTTCGAGTTACCCCAACCAGGACAGAAATCATCGTCTTGGCTACCAGGACTCAGAATGTCCTTGGGGAGAAGGGTCGTTGGATTCCTGAACTGACAGCTGTAGTGCAGAATAGGTTTGGCTTCCCTGAAGGCAGTGTAGAGCTGTATGCTGAGAAGGTGGCCACCAGAGGTCTCTGTGCCATTGCTCAGGCTGAGTCCCTGCGTTACAAGCTCCTGGGAGGCCTTGCTGTGCGTAGAGCCTGCTATGGTGTCCTCCGCTTCAttatggagagtggagcaaaggGATGTGAAGTGGTGGTGTCTGGTAAACTCAGAGGCCAGAGGGCCAATTCTATGAAGTTTGTGGACGGTCTGATGATCCACAGTGGAGACCCCGTCAACGTCCTCCTCAGACAAGGTGTATTGGGAATTAAAGTC AAAATCATGTTGCCCTGGGACCCAAGTGGCAAGATTGGCCCCAAGAAGCTCCTGCCTGACCATGTGAGCATCGTAGAGCCCAAGGATGAGATTCTTCCTACCACCCCCATCTCAGAGCAGAAGAGTGG